One Rhipicephalus microplus isolate Deutch F79 chromosome 4, USDA_Rmic, whole genome shotgun sequence genomic window carries:
- the LOC119172772 gene encoding cytochrome P450 3A24, translated as MMATAPVDLWRKIRPSSSPAFTTAKMRRMNDLIQGCAKATSEHLRKVAEKEKDVDVKRFYGHYALDVIAKCAFGTELESHTDADSEFVTNASKAFSGGINLAVILFVLCPGLVKVLRAKLLNPEPFRYFKEVCRAIIKERRQQQRRHEDFLQLMMDAQEGTLIDSGETAPGKECTEIFDLDSDVKNSVKFVTRALSEDEALAQCVQFFVAAHDGLSTVLACAAYLLALNPEAQEKLRIEADECFTVHGQNPSFDVISRLPYLNCVVSETMRLYPPAPRLDRTASKDYVMGVTGIRVPKESIVTVPIYAMHHDPEFFPDPDKFIPERFSPENAASIRPYTYLPFGAGPRNCIGMRMALQIMKLCLLHSVHTVQFAPAENAKERLEFVKGIGILKPKKVTVGIIKR; from the exons ATGATGGCTACAGCACCCGTCGACCTCTGGAGAAAGATAAGGCCCTCGTCAAGTCCTGCCTTCACGACAGCGAAAATGCGCAGG ATGAATGACTTGATTCAGGGGTGTGCCAAAGCCACATCAGAGCACCTTAGGAAAGTCGCTGAGAAGGAGAAAGACGTGGATGTCAAGCG gtTTTATGGCCATTACGCACTGGACGTGATAGCGAAGTGCGCATTCGGCACCGAGCTTGAGTCGCACACAGATGCAGACAGCGAGTTTGTGACAAATGCTTCGAAAGCATTCTCTGGCGGAATAAATTTGGCGGTGATATTATTTG TCCTGTGCCCGGGATTAGTAAAAGTGTTGAGGGCTAAACTTCTAAACCCTGAACCATTTCGGTATTTCAAGGAGGTCTGCAGAGCAATTATTAAAGAAAGAAGACAGCAGCAGCGA CGCCACGAAGACTTCTTGCAACTCATGATGGATGCCCAGGAAGGAACTCTCATCGACTCGGGGGAAACTGCGCCCGGAAAAGAGTGCACGGAAATATTCGACCTTGATTCTGACGTTAAGAACAGCGTAAAGTTTGTTACAAGAG CATTGTCCGAAGACGAAGCGCTGGCTCAATGCGTGCAGTTCTTTGTCGCCGCCCACGACGGCCTTTCAAcagtactcgcctgcgctgccTACCTACTGGCGCTTAATCCCGAAGCTCAGGAAAAGCTTCGCATAGAGGCGGATGAATGCTTCACAGTCCAT GGTCAGAATCCAAGTTTCGACGTCATCTCTAGACTGCCTTACCTGAATTGTGTCGTCTCGGAGACCATGAGGCTGTATCCGCCGGCTCCACG ACTTGACAGGACTGCGTCCAAGGACTACGTTATGGGTGTCACAGGAATCAGGGTTCCCAAAGAGAGCATTGTCACGGTTCCTATCTACGCCATGCACCATGACCCAGAGTTCTTTCCCGATCCTGACAAATTCATTCCCGAGAG ATTCAGCCCAGAAAACGCTGCTTCTATACGACCTTACACTTACCTGCCTTTCGGAGCGGGTCCTCGCAACTGCATCGGCATGCGCATGGCTTTGCAGATCATGAAGTTGTGCCTTCTTCATTCTGTGCACACTGTGCAGTTTGCACCGGCTGAAAATGCAAAG GAACGTCTTGAATTCGTCAAAGGAATAGGAATCCTCAAACCCAAGAAGGTCACCGTCGGAATCATCAAAAGATGA